Proteins from one Malaya genurostris strain Urasoe2022 chromosome 2, Malgen_1.1, whole genome shotgun sequence genomic window:
- the LOC131427326 gene encoding uncharacterized protein LOC131427326 yields the protein MNEYRSEKRLAYLYPLIGALSFICCISTAVAWHHWRYVLDTCVETNCGCILNGISTPTYFTGGHIAYCHWATYGLVLPILFSAIFGIFHVFRVFCGRPRRNTSTATVRQRSGEIILMTTKTDVTDETDISPYYWIPVSIIGSFMALFTLVHAAMYLNGFLYSCKQYRNELIKYMQASGPLVAAIQGRLSCASVFDFMDYLHQDVSWDRRREGRINTAAALIIGLICSWTCIALWIWTVVIAAQRARASRRVRV from the exons ATGAACGAATACAGAAGTGAAAAACGTTTGGCCTATCTTTACCCTCTTATCGGTGCGTTATCTTTTATCTGTTGCATTTCAACGGCGGTTGCATGGCATCATTGGAGGTACGTTCTCGATACCTGCGTGGAAACTAATTGCGGGTGTATTTTGAATGGTATTTCAACACCAACCTACTTTACGGGTGGACACATCGCCTATTGCCATTGGGCGACCTATGGACTCGTATTGCCTATACTGTTCAGCGCAATATTTGGCATCTTCCATGTATTCCGTGTGTTTTGTGGTAGACCCAGAAGAAATACTTCAACAGCCACTGTCCGCCAGAG ATCTGGTGAAATCATCCTAATGACAACCAAAACCGATGTTACGGATGAAACCGATATAAGCCCTTATTATTGGATTCCCGTAAGCATCATTGGCAGTTTCATGGCTTTATTCACACTGGTTCATGCGGCGATGTACTTGAATGGGTTTCTGTATAGCTGCAAGCAATATCGCAACGAACTGATCAAGTATATGCAGGCTAGTGGACCTCTGGTTGCTGCCATTCAAGGAAGACTTTCGTGCGCGTCAGTGTTTGATTTTATGGATTATTTACATCAGGATGTATCATGGGATCGACGTCGAGAGGGTAGAATCAATACGGCAGCTGCATTGATAATTGGACTTATCTGCTCGTGGACCTGCATTGCGCTTTGGATTTGGACTGTTGTAATAGCTGCTCAACGTGCCAGAGCTAGTCGACGTGTACGAGTATGA
- the LOC131427328 gene encoding prefoldin subunit 1: MDLELKKAFTEMQMNKIESTKKIRLLDMKTDSLKVSKQRVELTNKEISQLEPDTNVYASVGRMFVLSDVLTLTDEMKTKQNNVEEMISQCEKNKEFLLKNLKEQEDSLRELVQQKRLESTVKENGTNSKKDDKD; encoded by the exons ATGGATTTGGAATTAAAGAAG gCATTTACTGAAATGCAGATGAACAAAATTGAATCAACGAAGAAAATCCGTCTATTGGATATGAAAACAGATAGCTTGAAAGTATCTAAGCAGCGAGTTGAACTAACAAACAAGGAAATATCACAACTTGAACCCGATACCAATGTATATGCATCTGTCGGAAGAATGTTCGTACTATCAGATGTACTTACATTAACAGATGAGATgaaaacgaaacaaaacaaCGTTGAGGAAATGATTAGCCagtgtgaaaaaaataaagaatttttactGAAGAATCTTAAAGAGCAGGAGGACAGTTTGAGGGAACTGGTACAACAGAAAAGATTAGAATCCACGGTAAAGGAAAACGGAACGAATTCAAAGAAGGATGATAAGGACTAG
- the LOC131427327 gene encoding protein-lysine N-methyltransferase CG9154 yields the protein MSSQCTVDSDEDECRLPADTLLILQQFLHEKGVREKLEQVGEDTQSGFEENWQLSQFWYNSETKEKLTFVVKSINADLELAGTESYVALVSCPSLYHHVKDTSKNVTLFEFDERFASIGSDFHHFDYNRAVEDDYLDIFKNKFDVIIADPPFLSEECIEKISIVVRKIAKTKCKIILCSGYAVHEWATKYLSLDLYNFKPEHERNLGNEFSSYANFNLDDVLQKM from the exons ATGTCTTCTCAATGCACTGTTGATAGTGACGAAGATGAATGTCGACTACCTGCTGACACTCTACTGATTCTGCAGCAATTCCTTCATGAAAAAGGAGTAcgggaaaagttagaacaagtcGGCGAAGATACTCAGAGCGGATTTGAAGAAAACTGG CAATTGAGTCAATTTTGGTATAACAGTGAGACAAAAGAGAAACTTACTTTCGTGGTGAAGAGCATTAATGCAGATTTGGAATTAGCAGGAACAGAATCTTACGTTGCTCTGGTTTCTTGTCCTTCGCTTTATCATCACGTTAAAGATACCAGTAAAAATG tGACTCTTTTTGAATTCGACGAACGTTTTGCCAGTATTGGATCTGATTTCCACCATTTCGATTACAATCGTGCAGTTGAGGATGATTATttggatatttttaaaaataagttTGACGTTATAATAGCCGACCCCCCATTTCTGTCTGaagaatgcattgaaaaaattaGTATCGTGGTACGAAAAATTGCAAAAACGAAATGCAAAATAATCCTTTGCTCCGGTTATGCAGTACATGAATGGGCTACCAAGTATCTGTCCTTAGATTTATACAACTTTAAACCGGAACATGAGCGTAATTTGGGTAATGAGTTTTCTTCGTATGCAAATTTCAACCTGGACGATGTGTTACAGAAAATGTAG